From Toxotes jaculatrix isolate fToxJac2 chromosome 1, fToxJac2.pri, whole genome shotgun sequence, a single genomic window includes:
- the irx5a gene encoding iroquois-class homeodomain protein IRX-5a, with protein MAYPQGYLYQPSASLALYSCPAYSTSVISGPRTEELGRSSSGSAFAPYAGSTAFTSASPGYNSHLPYSADAAAAATFTSYVSSPYDHTTGMAGSIGYHPYAAPLGTYPYGDPAYRKNATRDATATLKAWLNEHRKNPYPTKGEKIMLAIITKMTLTQVSTWFANARRRLKKENKMTWTPRNRSEDEEEDENIDLEKNDDDEPNKPTDKGDSTDTEADHKLLNPGDIGCDRFKEESHGKDTDPLLSDSELKDQEERTTDLLPDSAKPTTSSPSAVPRGNQTVAQQDKPSDLSHAPGTVTSNVTSVIHSPPSAPKPKLWSLAEIATSSDRCKGSGEAPQACPGLGQSAVMGTNASPSRSSPQCPLPNSTVLSRPLYYTSPFYPGYTNYGGSFGHLHSNHGSVTTGSTAHFNGLNQTVLNRAEALVRESQKVRGQTQVDLCKDSPYELKKGMSNI; from the exons ATGGCGTATCCTCAGGGCTACTTGTACCAGCCGTCCGCTTCTTTAGCCCTGTATTCATGCCCTGCGTACAGCACCAGCGTTATATCCGGACCCAGAACCGAGGAACTTGGGAGATCCTCTTCGGGATCTGCTTTTGCGCCCTATGCCGGATCTACTGCGTTCACCAGCGCCTCGCCAGGCTACAACTCCCACTTACCATACAGTGCAGACGCGGCGGCAGCTGCCACATTCACCTCGTACGTG agtTCTCCCTATGATCACACTACGGGTATGGCCGGCTCAATAGGATACCACCCTTATGCAGCACCCTTGGGCACCTACCCTTATGGGGACCCAGCATACCGTAAAAACGCAACCCGGGACGCCACTGCCACCCTGAAGGCCTGGCTCAATGAGCACCGCAAAAATCCCTACCCAACCAAGGGCGAGAAGATCATGCTGGCCATCATCACCAAAATGACCCTCACCCAGGTGTCCACCTGGTTCGCCAACGCCAGGAGGAGGCTAAAGAAGGAGAACAAGATGACCTGGACCCCCCGGAACCGGAgcgaggacgaggaggaggacgagaaTATTGATTTGGAGAAAAATGACGACGACGAGCCAAACAAGCCCACAGACAAGGGAGactccacagacacagaagcAG ATCATAAACTGCTGAACCCAGGGGACATAGGCTGTGACAGATTTAAAGAGGAGAGCCATGGCAAAGATACGGATCCCCTTCTGAGCGACTCGGAGTTAAAAGACCAAGAGGAGCGGACTACAGACTTGCTGCCGGATTCCGCAAAACCAACCACTTCGTCTCCCTCGGCAGTGCCCCGGGGGAACCAGACCGTTGCGCAACAAGACAAGCCGTCAGATTTGAGCCATGCACCGGGTACGGTGACCAGCAACGTGACCTCTGTTATCCACTCGCCCCCTTCGGCCCCTAAACCCAAACTCTGGTCCCTTGCGGAGATCGCCACGTCCTCAGACAGGTGTAAGGGCAGCGGCGAGGCGCCACAGGCTTGTCCCGGTTTGGGCCAGAGCGCAGTAATGGGCACCAACGCGTCCCCATCACGGTCCTCCCCTCAGTGCCCACTCCCCAACAGCACGGTCCTATCCAGGCCTCTGTACTACACCTCCCCTTTCTACCCCGGCTACACGAACTATGGTGGCAGCTTTGGACACCTTCACAGTAACCACGGCTCGGTAACCACGGGCTCCACGGCACATTTCAATGGATTAAACCAGACTGTGTTAAATAGAGCAGAGGCTTTGGTAAGAGAGAGCCAGAAAGTCAGAGGCCAAACGCAGGTAGATCTTTGTAAAGACTCCCCTTATGAACTAAAGAAAGGTATGTCAAACATTTAA